The Anopheles cruzii unplaced genomic scaffold, idAnoCruzAS_RS32_06 scaffold01563_ctg1, whole genome shotgun sequence genome includes the window TGAACGAACAGGTTCTCGCCACCTACTTCGTTCCAGCGGCCGAGGACTGCGACAACGGCAAGAGAACGGAAAAGTGTCTTTTCTACCTACCCAAAGAGTGCGACGGTAACCGGTGTCTCCAGGCGTACCGTGCTTTCCAGTGCTACTACCAAAACTATGGCACGTTAACTCACTGCCCGCAGTTCAACATCGATTACTTTGACGAAGCCGTTCAGGAAGCCCTGGACCTGTTCGACATGTTGGACGTTTCGGAAGAGACACGTCGCAAGCTGGCCGGAGGATGCTTCCCTAATGGTCCCGAATCGGAATGCTTCTTCCGtgctttccttcttcgcgCTGACCTGTATGACGATACCAATGGACCCAACCTGCGCAACTTATACACCCAGTTCAACGAGGATGCTTTCAAGAAGGGCAATGCGGTCACTTTGGCCTGCCTAGAAAACCTGAAGAAGTTGTCTTGTAACAAGAGCAAATGTTCACAGGCTACCGAGGTGTGGACTCAATGCTTCGCCAACACCAACGCCTATTCGCAGTTTGTTCGGGTTTTCAAGTACGCTGCCATGCAGTACTGAACGCAGTAAAGCGAGTGTTCCGGAGAagctgataaaaataaattgcagtATTTAGACAGTGTAATGCGTGCGTTTTAGTCCTACTTCAATCTTACA containing:
- the LOC128276551 gene encoding uncharacterized protein LOC128276551, coding for MKHFTGLILLAIALCPGVFCDDSVGYYSYKSFVDAEAECALYLQVPEDRLQRYQREGYPDEPEVHCLVLCLLENLRAWTNSSGLNEQVLATYFVPAAEDCDNGKRTEKCLFYLPKECDGNRCLQAYRAFQCYYQNYGTLTHCPQFNIDYFDEAVQEALDLFDMLDVSEETRRKLAGGCFPNGPESECFFRAFLLRADLYDDTNGPNLRNLYTQFNEDAFKKGNAVTLACLENLKKLSCNKSKCSQATEVWTQCFANTNAYSQFVRVFKYAAMQY